The following coding sequences are from one Cyanobacterium sp. T60_A2020_053 window:
- a CDS encoding rRNA pseudouridine synthase gives MSERVQKILRQWGIASRREAEKMIEAGKVKVNGVVITLGHQADIKRDKIEVAGKVLKTSQLPKSTYLLLNKPKGVICSCDDPKKRTTVLDLLTPELKWGQGIHPVGRLDRDSSGALILSNDGDFTLALTHPRYHVPKIYQVWLDGVIKEDVIKKWSEGFVWEGKMTLPAPITVKKITNTRSLIEITLQEGRNRQIRSIAELLGYPVVSLHRQAIGFIKLAELKTGEYRNLTAQEVQKLIRLAKNQ, from the coding sequence ATGTCAGAAAGAGTTCAAAAAATTTTACGTCAATGGGGTATTGCCTCCCGTCGGGAAGCCGAAAAAATGATCGAAGCTGGAAAGGTAAAAGTTAATGGGGTTGTCATCACTTTAGGACATCAAGCTGATATAAAAAGAGATAAAATTGAAGTGGCTGGAAAGGTTTTAAAAACTTCCCAACTACCGAAATCCACCTATTTATTACTGAATAAACCCAAAGGGGTAATCTGTAGCTGTGATGACCCAAAAAAAAGAACTACAGTGTTAGATTTGCTAACTCCTGAGCTAAAATGGGGGCAAGGTATTCATCCCGTGGGAAGACTAGATAGGGATTCTTCAGGGGCGCTGATTCTTAGTAATGACGGTGATTTTACTCTCGCTTTGACTCATCCTCGTTACCATGTGCCAAAAATTTATCAAGTATGGTTAGATGGAGTAATTAAGGAAGATGTGATCAAAAAATGGTCAGAGGGTTTTGTGTGGGAAGGAAAAATGACTCTCCCAGCGCCCATCACCGTTAAAAAAATCACTAATACTCGCAGTTTAATTGAAATCACCTTACAAGAAGGGCGTAATCGTCAAATTCGTAGTATTGCTGAATTGTTAGGTTATCCTGTGGTTAGTTTACACCGTCAAGCTATCGGTTTTATCAAGTTAGCTGAGTTAAAAACGGGGGAATATCGTAATTTAACTGCCCAAGAGGTGCAGAAATTGATTAGGTTAGCTAAAAATCAATAA
- a CDS encoding helix-turn-helix domain-containing protein — translation MNFFKSKEQDTIDPEQERQEFLNKISSVLKNQRNALDYDLDTISHQTKITLTVLRALENADLSLLPEPVFTKELIKKYANFLHLDGENLVLNFNLDKKVVVEQKYFKQRKKFNFNLKINTKYLYVVYGLLIFVSMGSLNDILQPNFFIIDNSSDQQINTNDKLVTQEINSNNSENNQAITAAEKKADEPKKIDELNVKIKAQDDSWIRIVVDGEKEFEGILKKGTEREWKAKKELTIRAGNAGGILLSVNEETPQKVGQIGQVEEITLNL, via the coding sequence ATGAATTTTTTTAAGTCTAAAGAACAAGATACCATCGATCCAGAACAAGAAAGACAAGAATTTCTTAATAAAATCAGTTCTGTTTTAAAAAATCAGCGTAATGCTTTAGATTATGATTTAGATACTATTTCTCATCAAACTAAGATTACTCTGACTGTGTTACGGGCGCTGGAAAATGCTGATTTAAGCCTCTTACCTGAGCCTGTATTTACAAAAGAATTGATCAAAAAATATGCTAACTTTCTTCATTTAGATGGCGAAAATTTAGTTCTTAATTTTAATCTTGATAAAAAAGTTGTTGTTGAGCAAAAATATTTCAAACAAAGAAAGAAATTTAACTTTAATTTAAAAATAAATACCAAATATCTTTATGTAGTTTACGGACTACTAATTTTTGTTTCTATGGGTAGTCTTAATGATATTTTACAGCCTAATTTTTTTATTATTGATAATTCTAGCGATCAACAAATTAATACTAATGACAAATTAGTTACTCAAGAAATTAACAGTAATAATTCAGAAAATAATCAGGCTATTACCGCCGCAGAAAAAAAAGCTGATGAGCCTAAAAAAATAGATGAATTAAATGTAAAAATAAAAGCTCAAGATGATTCTTGGATAAGAATTGTTGTGGATGGAGAGAAAGAATTTGAGGGGATATTAAAGAAAGGCACGGAAAGGGAATGGAAAGCAAAAAAAGAGCTAACTATTCGCGCTGGAAATGCGGGAGGAATATTATTAAGTGTCAATGAGGAAACACCCCAAAAAGTTGGTCAAATAGGACAAGTGGAAGAAATTACTTTAAATTTATAG